The following proteins are encoded in a genomic region of Pelodictyon phaeoclathratiforme BU-1:
- the murF gene encoding bifunctional UDP-N-acetylmuramoyl-L-alanyl-D-glutamate--2,6-diaminopimelate ligase MurE/UDP-N-acetylmuramoyl-tripeptide--D-alanyl-D-alanine ligase MurF has product MTVSSDGSNLQEVQLEELLKEISSLELLGKAGFGGAISMVTSDSREVLPGSLFVAIKGYATDGGRFIRSAVERGAAAVICEEFPSDPALPCLYIKVADARKALAEAARIFYGKASDQLLIIGVTGTNGKTTTAKLITAMLNANGISAGYIGTNMCRIGELEIPLDRTTPEAHGLHALFRQMLEAGCKAAVMEVSSHALVLQRVYGIRFHAALFTNLTQEHLDFHETMHDYAEAKQQLFDQLSPDGFAVLNIDDPYAEQMAARVADDKIYCCTMQRGLQPALSCSRLFAADLLQGTLASSTIVLHFPDESVEMQVKLPGNFNVMNVLEAAAIGTGMALSAKEICNALSAVSTVEGRMERVGESRQGWMAFVDYAHTPDALFKALDALHGLKEDASRLIVVFGCGGNRDKEKRSEMGRIASEIADEVIITSDNPRDEDPEEILDAIERGITGVHYLRISDRAEAIRRAVLMLKAGDLLLVAGKGHEKYQEIAGHKYFFSDQAIIKTAMQENVSGYPEKERVQLNRKGVLTIDDFRKVGEVVEAGRGHGDSLPPSQPPQEMVSPVVVIDSREVRGGELFIALKGENADGHCFIGTVFEKGASWAMVSRQWYEEQGSVDPPPGKGFIVTDDTVAGLQQLATIYRHQFSIPVLAIGGSNGKTTTKEMVASVLGTGFRVHMSEGNRNNHLGVPLTLLQLRGDTDIAVVEMGINHPGEMVLLAAIGSPTHALLTNIGHEHLEFLVDLDGVEAAEIPLFDYLRQSGGIAFVNMDDPRISAAASGMAGSVPYGMATRSEHSCWARDISVNSAGALSFLLCSIAGSEPVTLNFTGKHNVMNAIAAATVGHYFGLSLCQIREGLERLTPAPGWKRLEVLDACGVRILNDTYNANSDSMRKAIDALCDLPGAGKRVAVLGDMLELGLAGEVEHQAIGNYLQQSSVDLLFTFGESARLFGRAVPERYRGHFESREALLEALRTVLQEGDIVLFKGSRGMKLEQVVDALINAKTITGRE; this is encoded by the coding sequence ATGACGGTATCAAGTGATGGTTCCAACCTGCAGGAGGTGCAACTGGAGGAGTTGCTCAAGGAAATTTCCTCTCTGGAGCTTCTGGGAAAAGCTGGCTTTGGGGGGGCGATCAGCATGGTTACCAGTGATTCCCGTGAGGTACTTCCCGGATCGCTTTTCGTTGCGATAAAAGGCTATGCTACCGATGGAGGTCGCTTTATCCGCAGTGCAGTTGAGCGAGGGGCTGCAGCGGTGATCTGCGAAGAATTTCCCTCTGATCCTGCTCTTCCCTGTCTCTATATCAAGGTCGCTGATGCGCGAAAAGCTCTGGCGGAGGCTGCTCGGATTTTTTATGGAAAAGCTTCTGATCAGTTGCTGATTATCGGAGTTACCGGAACCAACGGCAAAACCACGACAGCAAAGCTGATTACGGCCATGCTGAATGCCAATGGTATTTCTGCTGGTTATATCGGGACGAATATGTGCAGGATTGGAGAACTCGAAATTCCGCTGGATCGTACCACTCCGGAGGCTCATGGCCTTCATGCGCTTTTCCGTCAGATGCTGGAAGCGGGATGCAAGGCTGCCGTGATGGAGGTCTCCTCTCATGCACTGGTGTTGCAGAGGGTCTATGGTATCCGGTTTCATGCGGCGCTCTTTACCAACCTGACCCAGGAGCATCTTGACTTTCATGAAACCATGCACGATTATGCGGAAGCCAAGCAGCAACTGTTCGATCAGCTTTCGCCGGACGGGTTTGCGGTGCTGAATATTGATGATCCTTATGCCGAACAAATGGCGGCTCGTGTAGCAGATGATAAAATATATTGTTGTACCATGCAGCGGGGGCTTCAGCCAGCGCTCTCGTGCAGCAGGCTCTTTGCAGCAGATCTTCTTCAGGGTACCCTTGCCTCAAGTACCATTGTGCTTCATTTTCCCGATGAGTCAGTGGAGATGCAGGTTAAGCTTCCGGGAAACTTCAATGTCATGAATGTGCTTGAAGCTGCGGCCATTGGAACGGGCATGGCTCTCTCTGCCAAAGAGATATGCAATGCTCTTTCTGCGGTTTCGACGGTGGAGGGGCGCATGGAAAGAGTTGGTGAGAGCCGTCAGGGGTGGATGGCCTTTGTTGATTATGCGCATACTCCGGATGCCCTTTTCAAGGCGCTTGATGCCTTGCATGGCCTCAAGGAGGATGCTTCCCGCCTTATCGTGGTTTTTGGGTGTGGAGGAAACAGAGACAAGGAAAAGCGTTCTGAAATGGGGCGGATTGCTTCAGAAATTGCCGATGAGGTTATTATTACCTCTGACAATCCTCGGGATGAAGATCCGGAGGAGATTCTTGATGCAATCGAGCGTGGTATCACCGGGGTTCATTACCTGAGGATCAGTGACAGGGCTGAAGCCATCCGGCGGGCGGTTCTGATGCTCAAGGCGGGAGATCTCCTTCTTGTGGCGGGAAAAGGGCATGAAAAGTATCAGGAGATAGCCGGCCACAAATATTTTTTTTCAGATCAGGCGATCATAAAAACAGCTATGCAGGAAAATGTTTCCGGATATCCGGAAAAGGAGAGAGTACAACTGAACAGGAAAGGCGTGCTGACGATTGATGATTTTCGGAAGGTTGGAGAGGTGGTCGAGGCCGGAAGAGGGCATGGCGACTCTCTGCCGCCTTCGCAGCCTCCGCAGGAGATGGTTTCTCCCGTTGTGGTTATCGATTCAAGAGAGGTGAGAGGGGGAGAGCTTTTTATTGCCCTGAAAGGTGAAAATGCAGATGGTCATTGCTTTATTGGCACTGTTTTTGAAAAGGGTGCCTCCTGGGCGATGGTGAGTCGTCAGTGGTATGAGGAGCAGGGCTCTGTTGATCCGCCACCAGGAAAAGGATTTATTGTGACGGATGATACGGTTGCAGGGCTGCAGCAGCTTGCAACGATCTACCGCCACCAGTTTTCGATTCCCGTTCTGGCTATTGGCGGCAGCAATGGAAAAACAACAACCAAGGAGATGGTGGCCTCGGTACTTGGAACCGGTTTCAGGGTTCATATGAGTGAGGGCAACAGGAACAACCATCTTGGGGTTCCTTTGACCCTGTTGCAACTGAGAGGTGACACCGATATTGCTGTTGTCGAGATGGGTATCAATCATCCGGGTGAGATGGTTTTGCTTGCGGCTATCGGCAGCCCAACCCATGCTCTCCTGACGAATATTGGCCATGAGCATCTTGAGTTTCTTGTTGATCTTGATGGTGTTGAGGCGGCGGAGATACCGCTTTTCGATTATCTTCGCCAGAGCGGAGGTATTGCGTTTGTCAATATGGATGATCCGAGGATCAGCGCGGCAGCCTCGGGGATGGCTGGAAGTGTTCCCTATGGAATGGCAACACGTTCGGAACACTCCTGTTGGGCCAGGGATATTTCGGTAAACAGTGCAGGCGCACTCTCTTTTCTTCTCTGTTCCATTGCCGGTTCAGAACCGGTAACGTTGAATTTTACAGGAAAACATAATGTCATGAATGCCATTGCGGCGGCTACAGTTGGTCACTATTTCGGTCTCTCGCTCTGCCAGATCCGCGAGGGTCTTGAGCGTCTCACTCCTGCTCCAGGCTGGAAACGGCTTGAGGTTCTTGATGCCTGTGGAGTGAGAATCCTTAATGACACCTATAATGCCAATTCAGACTCCATGCGCAAGGCGATTGATGCGCTTTGTGATCTTCCCGGCGCAGGCAAAAGAGTGGCCGTTCTGGGCGATATGCTTGAGCTTGGATTGGCGGGAGAGGTTGAGCATCAGGCAATTGGCAACTATCTTCAGCAGAGTTCAGTTGATCTGCTCTTTACCTTTGGTGAGAGTGCACGGCTTTTTGGCCGGGCAGTTCCCGAACGTTACAGGGGCCATTTCGAAAGCCGCGAAGCGCTTCTTGAAGCATTACGGACGGTACTGCAGGAGGGAGATATCGTGCTTTTTAAGGGATCAAGAGGAATGAAACTTGAGCAGGTTGTCGATGCGCTTATCAATGCAAAAACCATAACCGGGCGAGAATAG
- a CDS encoding penicillin-binding protein codes for MSGQQESKRPDDREFGKRLGIVVVLFSIFIVAIIGMLLSIQVINAKKYKQIATKQYEREVTERAQRGAILDRHSRLLAESIESISFYANPRTVRNTPLFDKQGKPVKEPGSKKQKHIDNSGAVATLFSRHLGVNRSVYLRELQRRKGAAVLGRKIPVAKAMPLMQLIIEKKLPGVRFEKEQQRYYLNVAAQVIGSIGSVKSETDGSSGLELQLNKALKGRDGTRILQRTATGIRYPAPDARQQEAIKGNTVQLTLDGDIQSIVEDELAKAVGNFNADAAACIVMDVRTGEILAMANNPAFDLNHRATWTRQNSRNRAVTEMYEPGSTFKLVMAAAATEVLERKADDVVFANHGVMPIYNLKIRDHESYGNITFREAIMHSSNIVAAKTAMEIGREKFNAYTRNFGFGKKTGIGLVGEAPGMVRSLSKWDRTTLPWMGYGYQVMATPLQILQAYAAIANDGELMKPYIIKKIIDAEGQVVREAVPETVRRVVSAETARYVGKEYFKAVVDSGTAKNAAVPGVTVAGKTGTARRADGGSYAKPVYVSSFVGYFPVERPRYALIVILENPKTAYYAATVAAPVFSAIVSRMLACSEEMQKNLAIPSPEKRLLDSIVTVVVPDLRGLKGRDAQRLLKWLNLEMDYSGEFEGVVVRQSIVPGSRVVKEKVIRVVLASGNINRKSS; via the coding sequence ATGAGTGGCCAGCAGGAGAGCAAACGGCCGGATGATCGGGAGTTCGGCAAGCGGCTTGGTATCGTCGTTGTTCTTTTTTCGATATTTATTGTCGCAATTATTGGCATGTTACTGAGTATTCAGGTTATTAATGCCAAAAAATATAAGCAGATAGCCACCAAGCAATATGAGCGGGAGGTTACAGAGCGTGCCCAGCGCGGCGCTATTCTTGACCGCCATTCGCGTTTACTGGCAGAAAGTATTGAATCCATCTCCTTCTACGCCAATCCCCGGACGGTTCGCAATACTCCGCTTTTTGACAAGCAAGGAAAGCCTGTGAAGGAGCCTGGAAGCAAGAAACAGAAACATATCGACAATTCAGGGGCTGTGGCGACCCTTTTCTCCCGCCATTTGGGCGTCAACCGCTCGGTTTATCTTCGAGAGTTGCAGCGCCGAAAAGGAGCGGCTGTTCTTGGTCGGAAAATACCGGTCGCAAAAGCGATGCCGCTTATGCAGCTTATTATCGAGAAAAAATTGCCCGGTGTCAGGTTCGAAAAGGAGCAGCAGCGCTATTACCTGAACGTTGCGGCTCAGGTGATCGGCTCCATCGGGAGTGTAAAGAGCGAAACTGATGGAAGCAGCGGACTCGAATTACAGTTGAATAAAGCGTTGAAAGGGCGTGACGGTACAAGAATTTTACAGCGAACAGCAACAGGTATTCGTTACCCGGCGCCTGACGCCCGGCAACAGGAGGCGATAAAAGGCAATACGGTACAGTTGACTCTTGATGGTGATATTCAAAGCATTGTGGAAGATGAACTTGCAAAGGCTGTCGGGAACTTCAATGCTGATGCTGCGGCATGTATTGTTATGGATGTTCGTACCGGAGAGATCCTTGCCATGGCCAATAACCCTGCTTTTGATTTGAACCATAGGGCGACCTGGACTCGCCAGAACTCACGAAATCGCGCAGTAACCGAGATGTACGAGCCCGGTTCAACGTTCAAGCTGGTGATGGCTGCTGCTGCAACGGAAGTCCTGGAAAGAAAAGCCGATGATGTGGTGTTTGCCAATCATGGGGTTATGCCCATCTATAATCTCAAAATCAGGGATCATGAGTCTTACGGCAACATAACGTTCCGTGAGGCAATTATGCATTCCAGCAATATTGTGGCAGCAAAAACAGCAATGGAGATTGGGCGGGAGAAGTTCAATGCCTATACAAGAAATTTCGGATTTGGAAAGAAAACGGGCATTGGGCTGGTTGGTGAGGCGCCGGGAATGGTGCGGTCGCTTTCAAAATGGGATCGGACCACGCTTCCCTGGATGGGTTACGGCTATCAGGTTATGGCTACTCCATTGCAGATATTGCAGGCTTATGCCGCAATTGCCAACGATGGCGAGTTAATGAAGCCCTATATCATCAAGAAAATTATTGATGCAGAGGGTCAGGTTGTTCGGGAAGCTGTTCCTGAAACGGTCAGGAGGGTGGTTTCCGCAGAGACAGCAAGATATGTCGGGAAGGAGTATTTCAAGGCGGTTGTTGACAGTGGAACGGCTAAAAATGCGGCTGTGCCGGGAGTGACTGTTGCTGGCAAGACCGGAACGGCAAGACGTGCTGATGGAGGGTCGTATGCCAAACCGGTTTATGTCTCCTCATTTGTTGGCTATTTTCCCGTAGAAAGGCCTCGCTATGCTCTTATTGTGATTCTTGAAAATCCGAAGACGGCCTATTATGCCGCGACCGTTGCGGCTCCGGTTTTTTCGGCCATTGTATCGAGAATGCTTGCCTGTTCGGAGGAGATGCAGAAAAACCTCGCAATTCCTTCTCCGGAAAAGAGGCTCCTTGATTCTATCGTGACGGTAGTTGTGCCTGATCTTCGTGGACTTAAGGGGCGCGATGCCCAGCGCCTGTTGAAATGGCTCAATCTGGAGATGGATTATTCGGGAGAGTTTGAGGGGGTTGTTGTTCGTCAGAGTATTGTTCCTGGCAGCAGGGTTGTAAAAGAGAAGGTGATACGGGTGGTGCTTGCTTCAGGAAACATCAACAGAAAATCCTCATGA
- a CDS encoding acylphosphatase, translating into MALFLRGLLRGVKGFAKKRPEEVVAVGSEAQEVPNSGIKEMVSNALEFDIGLLLRPTSFLYILAGMGIILFQTYNNLAINNLALHNEKLREQIQMTSSVITSQELKMGELHSIRNIAENAAALGVVASSIPPVELVP; encoded by the coding sequence GTGGCACTTTTTTTGCGAGGTCTCCTGCGGGGTGTCAAGGGCTTCGCAAAAAAGAGGCCTGAGGAGGTGGTTGCTGTTGGCAGCGAGGCTCAGGAGGTTCCGAATTCAGGGATCAAAGAGATGGTCAGCAACGCGCTTGAGTTCGATATCGGTTTACTCTTGCGTCCGACCTCGTTTTTGTACATTCTGGCCGGAATGGGGATTATTCTTTTCCAGACCTATAACAACCTTGCGATTAACAATCTTGCTCTTCATAATGAAAAGCTTCGAGAGCAGATACAGATGACATCAAGTGTTATAACCTCACAGGAACTTAAAATGGGTGAATTGCATAGTATCCGTAATATTGCTGAAAATGCTGCTGCGCTTGGGGTTGTGGCTTCGAGTATTCCTCCGGTTGAGCTTGTGCCATGA